One part of the Bacteroidota bacterium genome encodes these proteins:
- a CDS encoding DUF378 domain-containing protein encodes MKTILTICLLLTVFGAMNAVLNGTVGKDIIQMVMGDERTIGTDFLRILIGLSAITTLVWGLKNLYSKKA; translated from the coding sequence ATGAAAACAATTTTGACAATTTGCTTGTTATTGACCGTTTTCGGTGCAATGAACGCTGTATTAAATGGGACAGTTGGTAAAGACATTATCCAAATGGTAATGGGAGACGAAAGAACAATCGGGACAGATTTTTTGAGAATATTGATTGGACTTTCTGCAATTACTACTCTTGTTTGGGGACTTAAAAACCTCTATTCAAAAAAAGCATAA
- a CDS encoding PorT family protein, protein MKQSILIIAMFFLIVQSGKAQTNDLRERVIFGAKAGLNYSNVYDSQGEEFYANSKIGLAAGIFLAIPISKFIGLQPEVLLSQKGYSSSGSFLGSPYNHTRTTSYIDLPLFITLKPGEFITLLAGPQVSYLFHQKDVFSNGSISYEQEKEIENTNFRKNTFGFVAGADININHLVIGARAGWDIQKNNGDGTSTNPNYKNVWYQATIGYRFYK, encoded by the coding sequence ATGAAACAATCAATATTAATTATAGCAATGTTTTTCCTTATAGTTCAAAGTGGTAAAGCCCAAACAAATGATTTGCGAGAAAGGGTTATTTTCGGAGCAAAAGCGGGACTGAATTATTCAAATGTTTATGATTCTCAAGGTGAAGAATTTTATGCCAATTCAAAAATAGGTTTGGCAGCTGGAATTTTTTTAGCAATTCCTATTTCAAAATTCATAGGGCTTCAGCCCGAGGTATTGCTTTCTCAAAAAGGGTATAGCTCATCAGGCAGTTTTCTTGGTTCACCTTATAACCATACGCGAACCACAAGTTATATTGACTTACCCTTGTTCATTACATTAAAGCCAGGTGAATTTATAACTCTTTTGGCCGGCCCTCAAGTTTCTTATCTGTTTCATCAAAAGGATGTGTTTTCTAATGGAAGCATAAGTTATGAGCAGGAAAAAGAAATAGAAAATACCAATTTCCGTAAAAACACTTTTGGTTTTGTTGCCGGGGCTGATATTAATATTAATCATTTGGTAATTGGAGCAAGAGCAGGATGGGATATCCAGAAAAACAATGGCGATGGAACATCTACCAATCCTAATTACAAAAATGTTTGGTACCAGGCCACTATTGGCTACAGGTTTTACAAATAA
- a CDS encoding catalase: MEIKIITMKENGEEKKEANQNLTSDQGVRINHTDDSLKAGLRGPTLMEDFHFREKITHFDHERIPERVVHARGSAAHGYFQSYVPIKGLTKALFLNDTSVKTPVFVRFSTVVGFRGSADTVRDVRGFATKFYTKEGNFDLVGNNIPVFFIQDGIKFPDLVHAIKPEPHNEMPQASAAHDNFWDFTSLMPETMHMIMWVLSDRALPRSYAMMEGFGVHTFRMINEEGKSTFVKFHWKPLLGMHSLAWDEVQKLAGKDPDFNRRDLWDRIEKGDYPEYELGVQIVEEDNEFDFAFDLLDATKIIPEELVPVQKIGRMVLDRNPDNFFAETEQVAFHPGNLVPGIDVTNDPLLQGRLFSYLDTQLNRFSSANFTEIPINRPHADVTNNQRDGFMRQTVNKGRVNYTPNSLAKGCPYMSSFSEGGYVHHPQHVEGNKVRERSNSFKDFFSQATMFYNSMSEAEKKHIISAFHFELGKVNTMEIRERMVNMLTNVDLKLSQEVAKGIGLKEPMEMVKVKGVDYEVIEKLKEEWKHKKSVISSPALSMESTIKDTIKTRKIAILVEDGFDYKSLKEVKEFLMKEGATIEIVSETFGEKKSMDGQMIDTDKSHLTTASIMYDAVLIPAGQECLENLQKQGDAIHFINEAFKHCKPIGAISEGVGLLKKSDIPDMYINSNNVVNTQMGIISMNGSGNYELFKSEFKTAIAQHRHWSREQMEMVPA; the protein is encoded by the coding sequence ATGGAAATAAAAATCATTACAATGAAAGAAAACGGAGAAGAAAAAAAAGAAGCTAATCAAAATCTGACAAGTGACCAGGGAGTAAGAATAAATCATACAGATGATTCTTTAAAGGCTGGTTTAAGAGGACCAACATTAATGGAAGATTTTCACTTCCGTGAAAAAATCACTCATTTTGATCACGAAAGAATCCCAGAAAGAGTTGTACATGCAAGAGGGTCAGCAGCACATGGCTATTTCCAGTCTTATGTGCCAATAAAAGGGTTAACAAAAGCATTGTTTTTAAATGACACTTCAGTAAAAACACCTGTATTTGTGCGTTTTTCTACAGTTGTAGGATTTCGAGGTTCAGCTGACACTGTAAGGGATGTAAGAGGATTTGCGACAAAGTTTTATACTAAAGAGGGTAATTTCGACTTAGTGGGTAATAACATTCCTGTATTCTTTATCCAGGATGGCATTAAATTCCCTGATTTAGTCCATGCAATTAAACCAGAACCTCATAATGAAATGCCTCAAGCATCCGCTGCACACGATAATTTTTGGGATTTCACCTCCTTGATGCCTGAGACCATGCATATGATCATGTGGGTTCTGTCTGACAGGGCTTTACCTAGAAGCTATGCAATGATGGAGGGTTTTGGAGTGCATACATTCCGAATGATTAATGAAGAGGGGAAATCAACATTTGTAAAGTTCCATTGGAAGCCACTTTTGGGAATGCATTCCCTTGCATGGGATGAGGTTCAAAAACTAGCTGGAAAGGACCCGGATTTTAATCGAAGGGATTTATGGGATAGAATAGAAAAAGGAGATTATCCTGAATATGAATTAGGGGTTCAAATAGTAGAAGAAGACAACGAGTTTGATTTTGCATTTGATTTACTCGATGCTACCAAAATCATTCCTGAGGAACTTGTGCCTGTTCAAAAAATAGGAAGAATGGTGCTTGACAGGAACCCGGACAATTTTTTTGCAGAAACAGAGCAGGTAGCATTTCACCCGGGAAACCTTGTGCCAGGGATTGATGTAACTAATGACCCATTGCTACAAGGAAGATTATTCTCTTATTTAGATACCCAACTAAACCGTTTTAGCAGTGCTAATTTCACAGAAATTCCAATTAACAGGCCCCATGCTGATGTTACAAATAATCAGCGGGATGGTTTTATGAGGCAAACAGTAAACAAGGGAAGGGTAAATTACACTCCCAACTCCCTTGCTAAAGGTTGCCCTTACATGTCCTCATTTAGTGAAGGAGGGTATGTGCATCATCCCCAACATGTAGAGGGAAATAAAGTAAGGGAAAGAAGCAACAGTTTTAAAGATTTTTTCAGTCAGGCAACCATGTTCTATAACAGCATGTCTGAAGCAGAGAAAAAACACATCATCAGTGCATTCCATTTTGAATTAGGAAAAGTAAATACCATGGAAATAAGGGAAAGGATGGTTAATATGTTGACGAATGTTGACCTTAAATTATCACAAGAAGTTGCAAAGGGTATTGGATTAAAAGAACCTATGGAAATGGTTAAAGTTAAGGGTGTAGATTATGAAGTGATAGAGAAACTAAAAGAAGAATGGAAACATAAAAAAAGCGTTATCAGCTCCCCTGCTTTAAGTATGGAAAGCACAATAAAGGATACCATTAAAACCAGAAAAATAGCCATTCTGGTAGAAGATGGATTTGATTATAAAAGCCTGAAAGAGGTAAAGGAGTTTTTAATGAAGGAAGGAGCTACTATTGAAATAGTATCAGAGACATTTGGCGAGAAAAAAAGTATGGACGGACAAATGATTGATACAGATAAAAGCCACCTTACTACTGCCTCTATTATGTATGATGCGGTATTAATTCCAGCCGGTCAGGAATGCCTGGAAAATTTACAAAAGCAAGGCGATGCAATTCATTTTATCAATGAAGCTTTCAAACATTGTAAACCAATAGGCGCCATATCCGAAGGGGTAGGGCTGTTAAAAAAATCAGACATCCCGGACATGTACATTAATTCAAACAATGTTGTAAATACCCAAATGGGTATAATATCCATGAATGGAAGTGGAAATTATGAACTGTTTAAGTCAGAATTTAAGACCGCAATAGCTCAGCACCGTCATTGGAGCAGAGAACAAATGGAAATGGTTCCTGCATAA
- a CDS encoding mechanosensitive ion channel family protein, with translation MEMDMKTLDKLITQAIDLGFVIVPKVLLALITYFIGTFIIRLLVKSIKKIFTKYELESSLAIFLSSFLKVFLYVMLFLALAQTLGIQATSFLAVLGAAGLAVGLALQGSLANFAGGVLILIFKPFKVGDIIDAQNTLGEVEGIDILYTKVRNLDNKVVVIPNGTLANSNISNLTAKPIRRVEMSVGVAYGTDLKKTRKVILEALKKDVRIIEDPESLVHFKSFGDSSLDLIVRCWTKTEDFWPVYFDNMETLKEALEEHHIQIPFPQRDVHMFHHDTVSKVIKPKEGIALK, from the coding sequence ATGGAAATGGATATGAAGACCCTTGATAAGCTGATTACTCAGGCAATAGATCTTGGCTTTGTTATTGTGCCTAAGGTTTTACTTGCGTTAATTACTTATTTTATTGGCACTTTCATTATAAGATTACTTGTAAAATCAATAAAGAAAATTTTTACAAAATATGAGTTAGAGTCTTCACTGGCTATTTTTCTTTCCAGTTTCCTAAAAGTTTTTCTATATGTAATGCTCTTTCTGGCCCTTGCGCAAACCCTGGGAATTCAAGCTACTTCCTTTCTTGCTGTTTTGGGTGCAGCTGGTTTGGCTGTAGGTTTGGCTTTACAAGGTTCTCTTGCAAATTTTGCGGGTGGAGTATTGATTTTGATTTTCAAACCATTTAAAGTTGGAGATATTATAGATGCTCAAAACACTTTAGGAGAAGTTGAAGGGATTGATATTTTATATACAAAAGTTAGAAACCTGGATAATAAAGTGGTTGTTATTCCAAATGGTACCTTAGCCAATTCCAATATTAGCAACCTTACTGCCAAACCAATTCGCAGAGTGGAAATGAGTGTGGGAGTTGCTTATGGAACAGATCTTAAAAAAACAAGAAAAGTAATTTTGGAAGCTCTAAAAAAAGATGTGCGAATTATCGAGGATCCTGAATCATTAGTTCATTTTAAATCTTTTGGAGATAGTTCCCTGGATTTAATAGTAAGATGTTGGACAAAAACCGAAGATTTCTGGCCAGTTTATTTCGACAACATGGAAACATTAAAAGAAGCTCTTGAAGAACATCATATTCAAATTCCTTTTCCTCAAAGAGATGTACACATGTTCCATCATGATACCGTTTCTAAGGTAATAAAGCCTAAAGAAGGAATTGCACTTAAATAA
- a CDS encoding amino acid decarboxylase, with amino-acid sequence MTDRIKELQKESQALEPLAPIRNKVRESVVNYTENFLDTLKHQKAFTMEESKGEDIYSFAPSEESLKMDTLIDVLKKNVDYPSLNPASAGHLGYIPGGGLYYSALGDYIADITNRYAGVFFASPGAVRMENMLLRWMAELMGYPLESGGNLTSGGSIGNLTAIVTARDSFNLKGRDLVKSVIYFTKQVHHSIDKAIRIAGLGECIIRYVPVDLKFRMNAKKLEQAIKEDKLKGLSPWLIIGSVGTTDTGAVDPALEISAIAKKYHLWFHLDGAYGAFFNLCDEGKKALKGVAESDSIVMDPHKSLFLPYGSGAVLIKNRDQMAKSHQYSANYMQDTISSMNEFSPADLSPELSKHFRGLRLWLPLKLIGLKPFRSALEEKILLARYFYEKIGEIKGFELGNYPDLSIVTYRYIPKKGDVNEFNKKLVEEIQKDGRVFISSTILNGNFMLRLAVLSFRTHLDTIDLALELLKEKAQMIEKEL; translated from the coding sequence ATGACTGACCGGATAAAAGAACTTCAGAAGGAATCTCAAGCACTAGAGCCGCTTGCTCCAATAAGAAACAAGGTAAGGGAAAGTGTAGTAAATTATACCGAAAATTTTCTTGATACCTTAAAACATCAAAAAGCATTTACTATGGAGGAGAGCAAAGGAGAAGATATTTATTCTTTTGCTCCCTCAGAAGAATCTTTAAAAATGGATACATTAATCGATGTTTTGAAAAAAAATGTTGATTATCCCTCATTAAACCCTGCATCTGCCGGACATCTTGGCTACATCCCCGGTGGTGGCTTATATTATTCTGCCCTTGGAGATTACATTGCAGATATTACCAACCGTTATGCCGGTGTTTTCTTTGCTTCGCCAGGAGCTGTACGTATGGAAAACATGCTTCTTAGATGGATGGCAGAGCTTATGGGTTATCCACTTGAATCTGGGGGGAATCTTACCTCAGGAGGAAGTATAGGCAATTTAACTGCTATTGTAACCGCTCGTGATTCCTTTAATTTAAAAGGCAGAGACCTTGTCAAAAGTGTAATTTATTTTACAAAACAGGTTCATCATAGTATTGACAAAGCAATACGCATTGCAGGGCTTGGGGAATGCATAATTCGTTATGTTCCGGTTGATTTAAAATTCAGGATGAATGCAAAAAAGTTAGAACAAGCAATAAAAGAAGATAAATTAAAAGGTTTAAGCCCCTGGCTAATAATTGGATCTGTAGGCACTACGGACACAGGAGCAGTTGATCCGGCACTTGAAATAAGTGCAATTGCCAAAAAGTACCATCTTTGGTTTCACCTTGATGGCGCATACGGAGCATTTTTTAATTTATGCGATGAAGGCAAAAAGGCTTTAAAAGGTGTAGCTGAATCTGATTCTATTGTAATGGATCCGCACAAAAGCTTATTTCTTCCTTATGGATCAGGGGCGGTTTTGATTAAGAACAGAGACCAAATGGCCAAATCGCACCAATATTCGGCAAATTATATGCAGGATACAATTTCCTCAATGAATGAATTTTCCCCTGCTGACTTATCCCCTGAATTATCTAAACATTTCAGAGGACTAAGACTTTGGCTTCCATTAAAACTTATTGGTTTAAAGCCTTTCCGATCCGCGCTTGAAGAAAAAATATTACTTGCACGATATTTTTACGAAAAAATTGGTGAAATTAAGGGTTTTGAACTTGGGAATTACCCTGATTTGTCTATAGTTACTTATCGTTATATTCCTAAAAAAGGGGATGTAAATGAATTTAATAAAAAGCTGGTAGAAGAAATTCAAAAAGACGGAAGAGTATTTATTTCCTCAACAATTTTGAATGGAAATTTCATGCTAAGACTAGCTGTTCTTTCATTTAGAACACATCTTGACACTATTGATTTAGCCCTAGAATTATTAAAAGAAAAGGCTCAAATGATAGAGAAAGAATTGTGA
- a CDS encoding aldehyde dehydrogenase, with translation MQKIENYINGQLVGPHSNSFIDNYNPATGKIYSLIPDSDGEDVQDAVKAAKGAFASWSLTSKEKRSEILIRISELITENLDNLALAESIDNGKPLWLAKMVDIPRASSNFHFYATAILHFASSAHAMEETALNYTLRTPVGVAGCISPWNLPLYLFSWKIAPALAAGNCVVAKPSEITPMTAYLLSKICIEAGLPKGVLNIVHGYGHKVGAAITANPDVPLISFTGGTQTGAEIARVAAPMFKKLSLELGGKNPNIIFADCNFEKALHTTLQSSFANQGQICLCGSRIFIERPLYEKFRDAFVEKVKTMKVGNPMEESSKLGAVVSKSHMEKVLSYIKLAKEEGGKVISGGQRVILEGECKDGWYIQPTVIEGLAYNCRTNQEEIFGPVVTIMPFDTEEEVLNAANSTQYGLAAVLWTENLSRAHRLANKLHSGIVWINCWLLRDLRTPFGGVKNSGVGREGGFEALEFFTEPKNVCIKL, from the coding sequence ATGCAAAAAATAGAAAACTATATTAATGGTCAATTAGTTGGGCCTCATAGCAATTCTTTTATAGACAATTACAATCCTGCTACCGGGAAAATTTATTCCCTGATACCCGACTCTGATGGAGAAGATGTTCAAGATGCGGTTAAAGCTGCAAAAGGTGCATTTGCATCCTGGTCATTAACTTCAAAAGAAAAGAGATCTGAAATTTTAATCAGGATTTCTGAATTAATAACAGAAAACCTGGATAATCTTGCTCTTGCTGAATCAATAGATAATGGAAAACCCTTGTGGCTTGCTAAAATGGTTGATATTCCACGAGCTTCAAGTAATTTTCATTTTTATGCCACAGCCATTCTTCATTTTGCCTCCAGTGCTCATGCAATGGAAGAAACTGCACTTAATTATACGCTCAGAACTCCTGTTGGAGTAGCGGGTTGTATTTCACCCTGGAACCTTCCGTTGTATTTGTTTAGTTGGAAAATAGCACCAGCTTTGGCTGCAGGAAATTGTGTTGTTGCCAAACCTTCTGAAATTACCCCTATGACAGCTTATCTTTTATCAAAAATATGTATTGAAGCAGGCTTGCCAAAAGGAGTTTTGAATATTGTGCATGGTTATGGTCATAAGGTTGGTGCTGCTATTACAGCAAATCCCGATGTTCCTCTGATTTCTTTTACCGGAGGAACTCAAACCGGAGCTGAAATTGCCAGGGTTGCTGCCCCCATGTTTAAAAAACTTTCACTTGAACTTGGAGGTAAAAATCCAAATATAATTTTTGCAGACTGTAATTTTGAAAAGGCTTTGCATACTACTCTTCAATCATCATTTGCAAATCAGGGACAAATTTGCCTTTGCGGATCGAGAATATTTATAGAAAGGCCCTTATATGAAAAATTCCGTGATGCTTTTGTGGAAAAGGTAAAAACCATGAAAGTAGGCAACCCAATGGAGGAGAGCAGTAAGTTAGGAGCTGTGGTTTCAAAATCCCATATGGAAAAAGTGCTATCCTACATTAAGCTGGCTAAGGAAGAAGGAGGTAAAGTGATTTCAGGTGGGCAGCGTGTTATTTTAGAGGGGGAATGTAAGGATGGTTGGTACATTCAACCTACTGTTATTGAAGGTTTGGCCTATAACTGCCGTACCAACCAGGAAGAAATTTTTGGTCCAGTTGTTACCATTATGCCTTTTGATACCGAAGAAGAGGTGCTAAACGCTGCAAATAGTACTCAGTATGGACTTGCAGCAGTTCTTTGGACAGAAAATCTTTCACGTGCTCACCGCCTGGCCAATAAGCTGCATTCTGGTATTGTTTGGATTAATTGCTGGTTACTTCGTGATTTACGTACCCCTTTTGGAGGTGTTAAAAATTCAGGAGTTGGCCGTGAAGGAGGATTTGAAGCACTTGAGTTTTTTACCGAACCTAAAAATGTTTGCATTAAGCTTTAA
- a CDS encoding GNAT family N-acetyltransferase, translating to MKFQQIEKRLKNNKVVSIRECCCEDAEGLIKTIKEYLSDSECVPLEPDEFNPSIDQESQWIQSFIENDNSLFLIAIYGKQIIGNIDLKGNQRRALKHTAAIGMGMLKEWRNTGLGTALMDCSINWAKQNSLLELLWLQVYGNNSAGISLYKKAGFKENGVQEKFFKNQKNSYFDNITMTLALK from the coding sequence ATGAAATTTCAGCAGATAGAAAAAAGGTTGAAAAACAATAAAGTTGTTTCTATTAGAGAATGCTGTTGTGAAGATGCTGAAGGATTAATTAAAACGATTAAAGAATATCTTTCTGATAGTGAATGTGTACCTCTTGAACCAGATGAGTTTAATCCAAGCATTGATCAGGAAAGTCAGTGGATACAATCATTTATTGAAAACGACAATTCACTTTTTCTGATTGCCATTTATGGAAAACAAATAATTGGGAATATTGACCTAAAAGGGAATCAAAGACGAGCCTTAAAGCATACTGCTGCAATAGGAATGGGTATGCTCAAAGAATGGCGAAACACGGGATTGGGGACAGCATTAATGGATTGCAGTATTAATTGGGCAAAACAAAATTCACTGTTAGAATTGTTATGGCTACAGGTTTATGGAAATAATAGTGCCGGAATTTCATTGTATAAAAAAGCAGGATTTAAGGAAAATGGAGTTCAGGAAAAGTTTTTCAAGAACCAAAAGAATAGCTATTTTGATAATATTACAATGACTTTAGCACTGAAATAA
- a CDS encoding DUF1573 domain-containing protein: MKENLKIGLLAVIAVTLVAHTVLQNKGSISESSKNQTATAATAHNPNDGGDHTGHDHGEKNPFNTETPQATEVNTGPVTGVAFAKSAHDFGKIKQDTKNTFKFKFTNTGNNPLIIENATGSCGCTVPEYPKEPIAPGAQGEITVEYSPGKQQGAQSKTVTITANTEPKQTMLTISANVEEVPVK; the protein is encoded by the coding sequence ATGAAAGAAAATTTAAAAATCGGATTATTAGCGGTAATTGCAGTAACATTAGTTGCTCATACTGTTTTGCAAAACAAAGGTTCAATATCCGAATCCTCAAAAAACCAAACAGCAACGGCTGCAACGGCTCATAATCCAAATGATGGAGGCGACCATACAGGGCATGATCATGGAGAAAAAAATCCTTTTAACACTGAAACCCCCCAGGCTACCGAAGTAAATACCGGTCCTGTAACTGGTGTTGCTTTTGCAAAATCAGCACATGATTTCGGAAAAATAAAGCAAGACACTAAAAACACCTTTAAATTCAAATTCACTAATACCGGGAATAATCCTTTGATCATTGAAAATGCTACGGGATCTTGCGGTTGTACAGTTCCTGAATATCCTAAAGAGCCAATCGCTCCAGGGGCCCAAGGCGAGATTACTGTGGAATACAGTCCTGGAAAACAACAAGGGGCACAATCAAAAACTGTTACTATTACTGCTAACACTGAGCCAAAACAAACTATGCTGACCATTTCAGCAAACGTTGAAGAAGTTCCTGTTAAATAA
- a CDS encoding S41 family peptidase, whose protein sequence is MIHKNNFRMNLFLLFLTFFFSSGLFAQDILKSSEKYKAALATVSMGYVDKVDEEKLVEYAIIGMLKELDPHSVYISKEELKEMNEPLVGNFDGVGIQFQILNDTIMVIAAIPGGPSEKLGIQSGDKIVMIEKVTVAGIGIKNSDVMSKLRGDKGTKVLVSIMRRDSDKLIDYNITRDKIPIYSLDASYMAAPEIGYIKLNRFAQNTMDEFHKALDELQKKGMKDLVLDLRGNGGGYLHVAIALADEFLTERKLIVYTEGLRQPKQENYSSSRGKFQKGKLVVLIDEASASASEIVSGAVQDWDRGLIIGRRSFGKGLVQKPFPLPDGSAMRLTTARYFTPTGRSIQKPYDNGTDEYNKELFKRREHGEFYHLDSIKMDDSLKFYTPQGRVVYGGGGIMPDIFVPVDTTFATDYYIDLIRKNVLNQYVLNYIDKNRKGFSSKYPTLEKFKADFIVDEELMNGFLKYAEKEGVPKVENEFLLSEKIIREQIKALIARNFWQTNAYYEVMNESNEALIKAVKVIQDDSFEKMKLNYLGLSK, encoded by the coding sequence ATGATTCATAAGAATAATTTCAGGATGAACCTGTTTCTCCTTTTTTTAACATTTTTTTTCTCATCGGGGCTTTTTGCCCAGGATATATTAAAGTCTTCTGAAAAGTATAAGGCTGCCCTTGCAACTGTTTCTATGGGTTATGTTGATAAGGTGGATGAGGAAAAGCTGGTTGAATACGCCATTATAGGTATGCTTAAGGAGCTAGACCCACATTCTGTTTATATTTCCAAAGAAGAATTAAAGGAAATGAATGAACCTTTGGTAGGTAATTTTGATGGTGTAGGAATTCAATTTCAAATACTCAATGATACAATCATGGTTATTGCCGCCATTCCAGGGGGGCCTTCAGAAAAATTAGGCATTCAATCAGGAGATAAAATAGTGATGATCGAAAAAGTTACTGTGGCAGGAATTGGAATAAAGAACAGTGATGTTATGTCAAAACTAAGAGGCGATAAAGGCACAAAGGTATTGGTATCAATTATGCGAAGAGATTCTGATAAATTAATTGATTATAACATTACACGTGATAAAATTCCTATTTATAGTCTTGATGCCTCCTACATGGCCGCTCCTGAAATAGGTTATATTAAACTTAACCGATTTGCCCAAAATACCATGGATGAATTTCATAAAGCCCTTGACGAACTTCAGAAAAAGGGAATGAAAGACCTTGTGTTGGATTTAAGGGGTAATGGCGGAGGTTATCTACATGTTGCTATTGCCCTTGCTGATGAATTTTTGACAGAAAGAAAACTGATAGTCTATACAGAAGGGCTTCGTCAGCCTAAACAGGAAAACTATTCATCCTCCCGGGGGAAATTTCAAAAAGGAAAACTGGTTGTGTTAATTGATGAAGCATCCGCATCTGCTAGTGAAATTGTTTCTGGAGCGGTTCAGGATTGGGACAGAGGCCTTATTATCGGCAGAAGATCTTTTGGAAAAGGCCTTGTACAGAAGCCTTTCCCTTTGCCTGATGGATCTGCTATGCGGCTTACTACTGCACGTTATTTTACTCCAACAGGACGGTCTATCCAAAAACCATATGACAATGGAACGGATGAATACAATAAAGAATTATTCAAAAGGCGTGAACATGGAGAATTCTATCATCTTGACAGTATAAAAATGGATGATTCTTTGAAATTCTATACTCCCCAAGGCCGTGTGGTTTACGGTGGGGGTGGAATTATGCCAGATATTTTTGTTCCGGTTGATACTACTTTTGCTACTGATTACTATATTGATTTAATAAGAAAAAATGTATTAAATCAATATGTTTTAAACTATATTGACAAAAACAGAAAAGGCTTTTCTTCAAAATACCCTACTCTTGAAAAGTTCAAAGCTGATTTTATAGTTGATGAAGAGTTAATGAATGGGTTTTTAAAATATGCCGAGAAAGAAGGAGTTCCAAAGGTTGAGAATGAATTTTTATTGTCTGAAAAGATCATTCGCGAGCAGATAAAAGCGCTTATTGCTCGAAATTTCTGGCAAACTAACGCCTATTATGAAGTAATGAATGAATCTAATGAAGCATTGATTAAAGCCGTGAAAGTAATACAAGATGATTCCTTTGAAAAAATGAAACTGAATTATCTTGGATTATCAAAATAA
- a CDS encoding universal stress protein: MKTRSNIILVPTDFTKVADCAIEHAIEIAKTQVGEISLLHVVAKQVQVESVKEKLETLAEDITNKSGVKTNIIIRIGNIFEDIGDVAAEIGAGLIIMGTHGVKGFQHITGSHALKVITNSSVPFIVVQEKSIKNGYNEIVLPLSLSRETKQKLSATVNLAKYFKSKVFIIAPKEDDEFLSNTVNRNLAFAKNYLAEQRVPFSVKQADEKGSFVKQVVKYAHSIDADLIAIVNSPDGSVLPDFLASADEQQIITNEFQIPVLCINPAQTTVSSGILGS; encoded by the coding sequence ATGAAAACCAGAAGTAATATAATACTGGTACCAACAGACTTTACAAAAGTAGCTGATTGTGCGATTGAACATGCCATTGAAATTGCTAAAACGCAAGTAGGAGAAATAAGTCTGCTGCATGTTGTTGCAAAACAAGTTCAAGTTGAATCAGTAAAAGAAAAATTAGAAACCTTAGCAGAAGATATAACAAACAAAAGTGGTGTAAAAACGAATATTATTATCCGAATTGGTAATATTTTTGAAGATATTGGAGATGTTGCAGCGGAAATAGGAGCTGGATTAATTATTATGGGAACTCATGGAGTTAAGGGTTTTCAGCATATAACAGGAAGCCATGCACTAAAAGTAATTACTAATTCCTCGGTTCCTTTTATTGTTGTACAAGAAAAATCAATCAAGAACGGGTATAATGAAATTGTTCTTCCGTTGAGTTTATCCAGAGAAACAAAACAAAAACTTTCTGCCACTGTAAACCTTGCCAAATATTTTAAATCAAAAGTGTTTATTATCGCTCCAAAAGAAGATGATGAATTCCTAAGCAATACAGTAAATAGAAACCTTGCATTCGCTAAAAATTATCTTGCTGAACAACGCGTTCCCTTTTCTGTAAAACAGGCTGATGAGAAAGGTAGTTTCGTGAAGCAAGTTGTTAAATATGCTCATTCAATTGATGCGGATTTAATTGCAATAGTAAATTCTCCGGATGGATCTGTATTGCCTGATTTTTTAGCCAGTGCCGATGAACAGCAAATAATCACCAATGAATTTCAGATTCCTGTTTTGTGTATTAACCCTGCCCAGACCACCGTTAGTAGTGGGATTTTAGGATCTTAA
- a CDS encoding response regulator translates to MAQLNALIIDDENDIRFLMQILLKSLNFQPLSSGLISQGIELVKSFDFSVVFMDIHLPDGSGLDAIEKIKKASIGNPVIIMISANDGAAERKTAKQRGANFFIGKPLTKEKIIAALVATNLLKR, encoded by the coding sequence ATGGCTCAATTAAATGCATTAATTATTGATGATGAGAATGACATCCGTTTTCTTATGCAGATTCTTCTGAAATCATTGAATTTTCAACCTTTAAGTAGTGGCTTAATAAGCCAGGGCATAGAGTTGGTTAAATCTTTTGATTTTTCTGTGGTTTTCATGGACATTCATTTACCGGATGGCTCTGGGCTTGATGCAATTGAAAAAATAAAAAAAGCAAGTATTGGAAATCCTGTAATTATTATGATAAGCGCTAATGATGGGGCTGCCGAAAGGAAAACTGCAAAACAAAGGGGCGCAAATTTTTTTATAGGAAAACCCTTAACTAAGGAAAAAATAATAGCCGCACTTGTTGCAACTAATTTATTAAAGAGATAA